From the Flavimarina sp. Hel_I_48 genome, one window contains:
- a CDS encoding PPK2 family polyphosphate kinase — protein MKADDYKVKGTIKLQDVPTHEDFGKKDDLEDELDDVSKDLADIQNKLYAHGKYAVLICIQGTDTAGKDSLIREVFKNFNARGVVVHSFKVPTKNELKHDYLWRHYIALPERGKFGIFNRTHYENVIVTRVHPDYVLGENLPQINTVDDITPAFWDKRFEQINNFEKHIAENGTLVYKFFLHLSKDEQKHRLLRRLNKPDKNWKFSAGDLEERKLWDEYQACFEDAINNTSKPHAPWYIIPADDKPTARLILAKILLEELQKYPDIQEPELDSETASKIEEYKEQLHGEE, from the coding sequence ATGAAAGCAGACGATTATAAAGTAAAAGGGACAATAAAATTGCAGGACGTCCCTACCCATGAGGATTTTGGTAAAAAGGACGACCTAGAAGACGAGTTGGATGATGTAAGCAAAGACCTTGCAGACATTCAAAATAAACTATATGCACACGGCAAATACGCTGTGCTTATTTGCATTCAAGGTACAGATACCGCGGGTAAGGACAGCCTAATTCGGGAGGTTTTCAAAAACTTCAATGCGCGCGGTGTTGTAGTGCATAGTTTTAAAGTTCCCACCAAGAATGAACTCAAGCATGACTATTTATGGCGACATTATATCGCGCTGCCAGAACGTGGAAAATTTGGTATTTTTAACCGTACACATTACGAGAATGTAATCGTTACCCGCGTGCATCCTGATTATGTATTGGGTGAAAACCTGCCGCAGATAAATACGGTAGATGATATTACACCTGCATTCTGGGATAAACGTTTTGAGCAGATCAATAACTTTGAAAAGCACATAGCAGAGAACGGCACCCTGGTATACAAATTCTTTTTGCATCTTTCTAAAGATGAACAAAAACATAGGTTACTCCGGCGGTTGAACAAACCAGATAAAAACTGGAAGTTTTCAGCAGGAGATCTTGAGGAACGTAAACTCTGGGATGAATATCAAGCCTGTTTTGAAGATGCCATAAACAACACCTCAAAACCACACGCTCCCTGGTATATTATCCCAGCAGATGACAAACCTACCGCACGTCTTATACTTGCCAAAATACTTTTAGAGGAACTTCAGAAATATCCAGATATTCAGGAACCGGAACTGGATTCAGAAACAGCATCAAAGATAGAGGAATATAAGGAACAGCTACATGGGGAAGAATAA
- a CDS encoding PorV/PorQ family protein: protein MQSQVVRKYSNEFLNIGVDAAALGMGNAVVAGTRDVNAGYWNPAGLVNIEDNELSLMHASYFANIALYDYAGFAMPLDKESAVAISLIRFGVDDILNTTQLIDANGNIDYNRISLFSTADYAMTFSYARRLFLDGLDFGANAKIIRRVIGDFANAWGFGLDFGVQYRMGGWSFGAMARDITTSVNTWSIDEEAFATISDAVAGQNQELPETLEVTLPKLQVGAQREWLIRYDYSIKAEVDVLMRFTQTNDIISSSAVSASPAAGLEFGYANLVFLRAGVGNFQNLTQLDGSEQLGFQPNIGVGFNYKGIHIDYALTDIGDQSAAIYSNVFSVKLDWKLFR, encoded by the coding sequence ATGCAGTCCCAGGTGGTGCGCAAATATTCTAACGAGTTTTTGAATATTGGCGTTGATGCTGCGGCACTGGGCATGGGCAATGCCGTAGTGGCCGGTACCCGCGATGTGAATGCGGGCTACTGGAATCCTGCCGGACTCGTAAATATTGAAGATAATGAACTGTCACTTATGCATGCCAGTTATTTTGCCAATATCGCGCTCTACGATTACGCCGGTTTTGCGATGCCATTGGATAAGGAAAGTGCCGTGGCCATTTCTTTGATTCGTTTTGGGGTAGATGACATTTTGAATACCACACAACTCATTGATGCCAATGGGAATATAGATTATAACCGCATCAGTCTTTTTTCTACTGCAGATTATGCAATGACTTTTTCTTATGCACGCCGACTGTTCCTTGACGGACTCGATTTCGGTGCGAATGCGAAAATAATACGTCGTGTAATTGGCGATTTTGCAAATGCCTGGGGTTTTGGTCTTGATTTTGGAGTGCAGTACCGTATGGGGGGATGGAGTTTTGGCGCGATGGCCCGGGATATTACCACTTCTGTAAATACATGGAGCATTGATGAAGAAGCTTTCGCCACTATAAGTGATGCCGTTGCCGGACAAAATCAGGAACTCCCCGAAACGCTAGAAGTCACCCTGCCTAAATTGCAAGTGGGCGCGCAACGGGAATGGCTCATTAGGTACGATTATTCCATAAAAGCCGAAGTGGACGTACTTATGCGTTTTACCCAAACCAACGATATTATCTCATCATCTGCGGTTAGTGCAAGTCCCGCCGCTGGACTTGAATTTGGATATGCCAATTTGGTTTTTCTGCGAGCGGGGGTGGGAAATTTTCAAAATCTTACCCAACTTGATGGTAGTGAGCAATTGGGCTTTCAGCCAAATATTGGCGTAGGATTCAATTACAAAGGCATTCACATCGACTATGCCCTGACCGATATAGGCGATCAGAGCGCTGCGATATACAGCAATGTTTTTTCGGTAAAATTGGATTGGAAGCTTTTTCGGTAG
- a CDS encoding CDP-alcohol phosphatidyltransferase family protein — translation MNINRYIPNAFTMGNLFSGMVGTYFAANNSLEIAAYAVLAGIFFDFFDGFLARKLNAQSEVGLQLDSLADVVTSGVVPGIIMFQLLNNINAWGDHTQKIAATDWNSLSILPFFGFAITLASAYRLAKFNVDERQSESFIGLPTPANALLIISLPLILMYQPNALADNLLTNAYFLLALTIISCILLNAEIALFALKFKTWGVAANKIRYGFLLLSVILLFSLQFLAIPLIILLYVLISLLSHKSTS, via the coding sequence ATGAATATAAACCGTTACATTCCCAATGCCTTCACTATGGGCAACTTATTTTCTGGAATGGTAGGGACTTACTTTGCCGCTAACAATTCCCTTGAGATTGCGGCCTATGCAGTGCTCGCGGGCATATTTTTCGATTTTTTTGATGGTTTTTTAGCGCGCAAGCTCAACGCCCAGAGCGAAGTGGGGCTTCAACTTGATTCCCTTGCAGATGTGGTTACCAGTGGCGTGGTACCAGGAATAATCATGTTTCAGCTTCTTAACAATATTAATGCCTGGGGCGATCACACGCAAAAAATTGCAGCGACTGACTGGAATTCCCTGTCTATCCTGCCGTTTTTTGGTTTTGCGATAACACTCGCCTCAGCGTACCGGCTGGCCAAATTTAATGTTGATGAGCGCCAGAGCGAATCTTTTATTGGGTTGCCCACACCGGCAAATGCGCTTCTTATCATTAGTCTCCCACTTATTTTGATGTATCAACCCAATGCACTGGCAGATAATTTACTTACCAATGCTTATTTTCTTCTTGCCCTTACCATTATCAGCTGCATACTGTTAAATGCTGAAATCGCGCTTTTTGCCCTTAAATTCAAAACCTGGGGAGTTGCTGCAAACAAGATTAGATATGGATTTTTACTACTTTCGGTAATTTTATTGTTCAGCCTTCAATTCCTGGCTATACCTTTGATTATCTTGCTGTATGTATTGATTTCTTTATTGAGCCATAAAAGTACTTCTTAA
- the bshA gene encoding N-acetyl-alpha-D-glucosaminyl L-malate synthase BshA, whose protein sequence is MKIAIVCYPTFGGSGVVATELGIALSKRGHEVHFITYKQPVRLDLLNENIFFHEVNVPDYPLFHYQPYELALSSKLVTIIRAYKLDVLHVHYAIPHAYAGFMAKKMLRQEGITIPMVTTLHGTDITLVGNHPFYKPAVTFSINKSDVVTSVSTSLKEDTLRLFKIKKKINVIPNFIDLSGVSSGFTDCQRELMASDNERIITHISNFREVKRIPDVIKIFNQIQEHIPSKLIMVGEGPEREPAEALCDELGISKKVIFLGNSNEVDKILCFSDLFLLPSKAESFGLAALEAMAAGVPVVSSNAGGLREVNKDGVSGFLNEVGDIDGMAANAISILKDDKVLEQFKAQAKNEARQFDIETIVPMYEKVYLKALKKDQKKQVI, encoded by the coding sequence ATGAAAATTGCTATAGTTTGCTATCCCACCTTTGGTGGAAGTGGTGTAGTGGCCACAGAACTGGGTATCGCGCTTTCCAAGCGGGGTCACGAAGTTCATTTTATCACTTATAAACAACCGGTACGCCTGGATCTGCTGAATGAGAATATTTTCTTTCATGAGGTCAACGTTCCAGATTATCCCCTATTTCATTATCAACCCTATGAACTTGCCCTTTCGAGTAAGTTGGTGACCATTATCCGGGCTTATAAACTTGATGTGCTTCACGTACATTATGCGATACCACACGCCTATGCTGGTTTTATGGCAAAAAAGATGTTGCGACAGGAAGGGATCACCATACCTATGGTCACCACGCTGCACGGGACAGATATTACGCTTGTGGGAAACCATCCGTTTTATAAACCTGCGGTTACCTTTAGTATCAACAAGAGCGATGTGGTAACTTCGGTTTCTACGAGTTTGAAGGAAGATACACTGCGGTTGTTCAAGATCAAAAAGAAGATCAACGTGATCCCGAATTTTATTGATCTCAGTGGTGTAAGTAGTGGTTTTACAGATTGCCAGCGCGAATTAATGGCAAGTGATAATGAGCGCATCATAACCCATATCAGTAACTTTAGGGAAGTAAAGCGTATTCCAGATGTCATTAAAATCTTTAATCAGATTCAGGAACATATTCCCTCTAAATTAATTATGGTAGGTGAGGGTCCAGAACGGGAACCTGCGGAAGCATTGTGCGACGAACTTGGTATTTCTAAAAAAGTAATTTTTCTGGGGAACAGTAATGAGGTAGATAAAATACTTTGTTTTTCTGACCTGTTCCTGCTTCCGTCAAAGGCGGAAAGTTTTGGCCTGGCCGCGCTGGAAGCCATGGCAGCAGGTGTGCCCGTGGTTTCTTCAAACGCTGGCGGACTCAGGGAAGTCAATAAAGATGGCGTTTCCGGTTTTCTCAACGAGGTAGGTGATATTGATGGTATGGCGGCAAATGCCATATCGATCTTGAAAGATGATAAGGTTTTGGAGCAATTTAAAGCTCAGGCAAAAAATGAAGCACGGCAATTTGATATAGAGACGATTGTGCCCATGTACGAAAAAGTCTATTTAAAAGCGCTTAAAAAAGACCAGAAAAAGCAGGTTATTTAA
- a CDS encoding FAD-binding and (Fe-S)-binding domain-containing protein, with protein sequence MKPDLTAHFEELQSRFEGTISTDTLHQHIYATDASVYRDLPLAVAFPKTVEDLQALVHFAIEHKTSLIPRTAGTSLAGQCVGKGIVVDVSKHFTAILDFDEKNKTVTVQPGVIRDELNRYLEPYGLFFGPNTSTSNRCMIGGMVGNNSSGTTSIKYGVTRDKVLSLKTVLSDASLAEFSTISAEKFSQKRKLNTFEGQLYDQIAHLLEPETIQQEIKNEFPKPEIHRRNTGYALDKLLENAVFDPENPTDFNMCSLLAGSEGTLAFTTEITLKLDLLPPEEGVMVAAHFNSISTCLQAVVPAMAHDLYTCEMMDKVILDCTLNNREQQKNRFFIEGDPKAILMLEVRDATKGGAIEKADALIKDLAQSQLCYAFPVLHGTQISQAIELRKAGLGLLGNIVGDKKAVACIEDTAVAVEDLASYIAEFSQLMDGYGQDAVYYAHAGAGELHLRPLLNLKKKEDVVLFRKITTDVAHLVKKYKGSMSGEHGDGIVRAEFIPMMVGEANYKLMQAVKKTFDPHAIFNPGKIVDTPPMDAKFRYEIDRREPKIKTKMDFGDSEGILRAAEKCNGSGDCRKLPEAGGTMCPSYRATRNEKDTTRARANALREFLTQPDRKNRFNHKELKEVFDLCLSCKACGSECPSNVDVATLKAEFEYQYKKENGSSLRTRSFAYNTKINSAASVLPGLTNAIYRNRFTSGWLKKYLHIAGERSFPPLAKKNLRSLSKKYKVTNPQQPIKSVYLFIDEFSNYLDAEIGRDAIELLQGLNYEVLFVKHAESGRSFISKGFLKNARHVAKKNVKIFKDIISEETPLVGIEPSAILSFRDEYPRLLKDVAAAKVLAKNCLLLEEFLDREVQNGNIVTSSFTKEPQTLKIHGHCHQKALSSIIHTFNLLNLPENYKPTIIPSGCCGMAGSFGYEEEHYEVSMQVGEQTLFPAVRKASPETIIAASGTSCRHQIKDGTSREALHPISILRRALV encoded by the coding sequence ATGAAGCCTGACCTTACCGCACATTTTGAAGAACTACAGTCCCGTTTTGAGGGCACTATTTCGACTGATACACTCCACCAGCATATTTACGCCACAGACGCCTCTGTGTACCGCGATCTTCCGCTTGCGGTTGCTTTCCCAAAAACGGTTGAAGACCTGCAGGCGCTCGTACATTTTGCAATAGAACACAAAACGTCATTGATACCGCGTACCGCTGGCACTTCACTTGCCGGTCAATGTGTAGGAAAGGGTATCGTGGTTGATGTTTCAAAGCATTTTACCGCTATACTTGACTTTGATGAAAAGAATAAAACGGTGACCGTACAGCCCGGGGTCATCCGTGACGAACTGAACCGATATCTGGAGCCTTACGGACTCTTTTTTGGTCCCAACACGTCCACATCAAACCGTTGTATGATAGGCGGTATGGTTGGCAATAATTCCTCTGGCACTACTTCTATAAAATACGGGGTCACCCGGGATAAAGTACTTTCATTAAAGACGGTGCTCAGTGATGCGAGTTTGGCAGAATTCAGCACTATTTCTGCCGAAAAATTTTCGCAAAAGCGGAAATTAAACACCTTTGAAGGGCAATTATACGACCAAATCGCCCATTTACTGGAGCCTGAAACCATTCAGCAAGAGATTAAAAATGAATTTCCAAAACCGGAAATACACCGCAGAAATACGGGTTATGCACTGGATAAATTACTGGAAAATGCTGTTTTTGATCCAGAAAATCCTACCGATTTTAATATGTGTTCGTTATTGGCGGGAAGCGAAGGAACGTTAGCGTTCACAACCGAAATCACCTTAAAATTAGATCTCTTACCTCCGGAAGAAGGCGTTATGGTCGCTGCCCATTTCAATAGCATATCTACCTGTTTGCAAGCGGTTGTTCCGGCCATGGCGCATGATCTGTATACCTGCGAAATGATGGATAAGGTTATTCTTGACTGTACGCTGAATAATCGCGAACAGCAAAAAAACCGATTTTTTATAGAAGGCGATCCCAAGGCTATTTTAATGCTTGAAGTACGGGACGCAACAAAAGGAGGGGCGATAGAAAAAGCAGATGCTTTAATTAAAGACCTTGCGCAAAGTCAGTTGTGCTACGCATTTCCCGTGCTTCATGGTACGCAGATCAGTCAGGCCATAGAACTGCGCAAGGCCGGTCTGGGCTTGTTGGGCAATATTGTGGGCGATAAAAAAGCGGTTGCCTGTATTGAAGATACTGCTGTAGCGGTAGAAGATCTGGCCAGCTATATTGCAGAATTCTCCCAGCTGATGGATGGTTATGGTCAGGATGCGGTGTATTATGCGCATGCCGGTGCTGGCGAACTGCATTTGCGACCTTTACTCAACCTGAAAAAGAAAGAGGATGTAGTACTTTTTAGAAAGATTACAACAGATGTCGCCCATCTTGTCAAAAAATACAAGGGAAGTATGAGCGGGGAGCATGGTGATGGTATTGTAAGGGCAGAATTTATCCCAATGATGGTAGGTGAAGCCAATTATAAACTGATGCAAGCGGTCAAAAAAACCTTTGATCCCCACGCGATTTTTAATCCGGGGAAAATCGTGGATACTCCTCCCATGGATGCCAAGTTTAGGTATGAAATTGACCGAAGAGAGCCCAAAATCAAGACAAAAATGGATTTTGGGGATTCTGAAGGAATTTTGCGTGCGGCCGAAAAATGCAACGGTAGCGGGGATTGCCGCAAACTCCCTGAAGCGGGCGGAACCATGTGCCCCAGTTACCGCGCTACGCGCAATGAGAAAGATACCACGCGGGCACGTGCCAACGCCCTGCGCGAATTTTTAACGCAACCAGATCGTAAAAACCGGTTCAATCATAAAGAACTCAAAGAGGTTTTTGACCTTTGCCTAAGCTGTAAAGCCTGCGGAAGTGAATGTCCAAGTAATGTGGATGTGGCTACGCTAAAAGCTGAATTTGAATACCAGTACAAGAAAGAAAATGGAAGCTCCCTGCGCACGCGCAGTTTTGCTTATAATACCAAGATAAACAGTGCAGCTTCGGTGTTGCCGGGGCTTACCAATGCAATTTACCGCAACAGGTTTACCTCTGGGTGGCTTAAAAAATACCTGCATATTGCCGGTGAACGAAGTTTTCCGCCACTGGCGAAAAAGAATTTACGGTCGTTGTCAAAAAAGTATAAGGTAACAAATCCGCAACAACCTATAAAATCGGTTTATCTTTTTATCGATGAATTTTCAAATTATCTGGATGCGGAAATAGGGCGTGATGCCATTGAACTTTTACAGGGATTGAATTATGAAGTTCTTTTTGTAAAACATGCCGAAAGTGGACGCTCTTTTATTTCTAAGGGCTTTCTCAAAAACGCCAGGCATGTGGCTAAAAAAAACGTGAAAATATTCAAGGATATTATTTCTGAAGAAACGCCACTTGTAGGCATAGAACCTTCGGCTATTTTGAGTTTTCGGGATGAATATCCCAGGCTCTTAAAAGATGTTGCCGCGGCAAAAGTGCTCGCTAAAAACTGTTTGTTGCTTGAAGAATTTTTAGATAGGGAAGTACAGAATGGCAATATTGTGACGTCATCCTTTACAAAAGAACCACAGACCTTAAAAATACACGGTCATTGTCATCAGAAAGCGCTTTCTTCAATCATACATACGTTTAATCTGCTCAATCTGCCCGAAAATTACAAACCCACGATTATTCCCTCAGGATGCTGTGGTATGGCTGGCTCTTTTGGCTACGAGGAGGAGCATTATGAGGTGAGCATGCAGGTGGGGGAACAGACACTTTTCCCCGCCGTACGCAAGGCTTCACCTGAAACAATAATTGCTGCTTCAGGAACGAGTTGCAGGCACCAGATCAAAGATGGCACTTCCCGGGAGGCACTGCATCCTATAAGCATTTTGCGCAGGGCGCTGGTTTAA
- a CDS encoding phosphatase PAP2 family protein, protein MWEQLAQWDRDLFVYLNNLGIEDYDAFWIYITIPRHWIPLYVVLLGLFFIAFNWRKALTGVLFLILDLLVTVGFTNFVKIHVARLRPSNQPLLKDLIRVVQEPHNFSFFSGHAASSFTVTTFAVLVLRKRFKWIYALYLWPVLFVMSRILVGVHYPADILVGAGVGVLMAILFYWLYKQFLLKYGSNFSEIKN, encoded by the coding sequence ATGTGGGAACAACTGGCACAATGGGATAGGGATTTATTTGTTTATCTCAACAACCTGGGCATAGAGGATTATGATGCCTTCTGGATATATATCACCATACCCAGGCATTGGATCCCACTTTATGTCGTTTTACTTGGTCTTTTTTTTATTGCCTTCAATTGGAGAAAGGCACTTACCGGAGTTCTATTCCTAATTCTTGATCTGCTTGTTACCGTTGGTTTTACAAATTTTGTAAAAATTCATGTTGCACGGTTGCGCCCCAGTAACCAGCCCTTGCTCAAAGATCTAATCCGTGTTGTGCAGGAACCGCATAACTTTTCCTTTTTCTCCGGTCATGCTGCATCTTCCTTTACCGTAACCACTTTTGCCGTGCTGGTTTTACGCAAGCGCTTCAAGTGGATTTATGCCTTGTACCTGTGGCCTGTTTTATTTGTGATGAGTAGAATCCTGGTAGGTGTACATTATCCAGCTGATATTCTGGTAGGTGCCGGTGTGGGCGTACTTATGGCCATTCTCTTTTATTGGCTCTACAAACAGTTTTTACTGAAGTATGGATCAAATTTTAGTGAGATAAAGAATTAA
- a CDS encoding twin-arginine translocase TatA/TatE family subunit, translating to MITPLFISGGEIAFVVFIVIMVFGADKVPDIARGLGKGMRTLRQATDDIKSEITKSAEERGINTDIAKDVKSEIDKAKESIEDITGSVKRRF from the coding sequence ATGATAACACCACTTTTTATCAGCGGGGGCGAGATCGCCTTTGTTGTTTTTATCGTAATAATGGTTTTTGGGGCAGATAAAGTTCCTGATATTGCCAGGGGTCTTGGCAAGGGAATGCGTACGCTGCGCCAGGCTACAGATGACATCAAGTCAGAAATAACCAAAAGTGCCGAAGAACGCGGAATCAATACAGATATAGCGAAAGACGTTAAAAGTGAGATTGACAAGGCCAAAGAGAGCATTGAGGATATCACCGGCTCTGTGAAACGCCGCTTTTAA
- a CDS encoding M1 family metallopeptidase, with amino-acid sequence MKYAKLPLMAFMLLFCIAAVAQEEQQQPEKKQEGHSNLNKFRQLSDMWATPNVYRTASGAPGPNYYQNLADYKIQVELNDNNQTITGSETITYKNNSPDDLTYLWLQLDQNIRKKDSPAKDKNGSGMSEVMPTASFVSDYMKAPFDGGFNIKSVTKDGKPLKYTINYTMMRVELPETLKSGDEFEFSVSWDTNIVEHTVDRARSGYESFPDGNKNYVIAQFFPRMCVYNDVEGWQNYQFWGSGEFALPFGDYEVDITVPADHLLDGTGELVNRKEVYSKEMINRWEQAKKSYDKPVIIRTQAEAEKIEKGTTEAKKTWKLRAENVRDFAFTTSRKYIMDAQAVKFPGHDVMAISIYPKEGNPLWEEFSTKAVVQTLNSYSRMTFDYPYPKAISVNAKNQGMEYPMICWNYGRPDENGEVSDRVKYGMISVIIHEVGHNFFPMIVNSDERQWGWMDEGINTFVQYVTEQDFGEKYPDAIAPNSKYPSRRGIPSNIVDYMKGDQAFIAPIMSNPENVYQLGNNAYGKPATALNILRETVMGRELFDYSFKTYAQRWMFKHPTPEDFFRTMEDASATDLDWYWRGWFYTTDNVDIGVKEVKSYYVTDTPTAKGKETLAKYSMAPSDVEALYVVAEDSEEFKPEMKDKSTLENAPKLKAFMMDNFTPEQREGMEVPKHFYAITFTKPGGIPMPLIVEYSYADGTKEKKTYPVQVWRLNDKEVSKVLATDKELIGVNIDPDQETADVDLTNNSWPAQPQGESEFDQFKEGVEN; translated from the coding sequence ATGAAATACGCCAAGTTACCTTTAATGGCATTTATGCTGCTTTTCTGCATTGCCGCTGTGGCGCAGGAAGAGCAACAGCAGCCAGAGAAAAAACAAGAAGGTCATTCTAATCTGAATAAATTTAGGCAGCTCAGCGACATGTGGGCAACACCTAATGTTTACCGAACCGCTTCTGGTGCGCCCGGGCCCAATTATTACCAGAATCTGGCCGATTATAAGATTCAGGTAGAACTGAATGATAATAATCAAACTATCACCGGCTCTGAGACCATTACCTATAAGAACAATTCTCCAGATGATTTGACGTATCTGTGGCTGCAGCTGGATCAAAACATCCGTAAGAAAGATTCTCCCGCAAAAGACAAGAACGGCAGCGGTATGAGCGAGGTTATGCCTACAGCGAGTTTTGTGTCAGATTATATGAAGGCGCCCTTTGATGGTGGGTTCAATATTAAAAGCGTCACTAAGGATGGAAAACCGCTTAAATACACCATAAATTACACCATGATGCGGGTAGAATTGCCCGAAACGCTAAAATCTGGCGATGAATTCGAATTTTCGGTTTCCTGGGATACCAATATTGTGGAACATACCGTAGACCGTGCCCGTTCTGGTTATGAAAGTTTTCCTGATGGAAATAAAAACTACGTTATCGCGCAGTTCTTCCCCAGAATGTGTGTATACAATGATGTTGAGGGATGGCAGAACTATCAGTTCTGGGGCAGCGGCGAGTTTGCGCTTCCCTTTGGTGATTATGAAGTAGATATTACCGTACCCGCAGATCATTTGTTAGACGGTACGGGAGAATTGGTCAACCGGAAAGAGGTTTACTCAAAAGAAATGATCAATCGCTGGGAGCAGGCTAAAAAATCCTATGACAAACCGGTGATCATCAGAACCCAGGCCGAAGCTGAAAAGATCGAAAAAGGAACTACCGAAGCAAAAAAAACTTGGAAATTACGCGCAGAAAACGTTCGTGACTTTGCATTTACCACCAGCCGTAAATATATTATGGACGCACAGGCGGTAAAATTCCCAGGACATGATGTGATGGCGATTTCCATTTACCCTAAAGAAGGTAATCCTTTATGGGAAGAATTTTCTACAAAAGCCGTGGTACAGACTTTAAATTCCTATAGCAGGATGACTTTTGATTATCCGTATCCCAAAGCGATTTCTGTAAATGCTAAAAACCAGGGGATGGAATATCCCATGATCTGCTGGAACTATGGTAGACCAGACGAAAACGGTGAGGTTTCAGACCGCGTAAAATATGGGATGATCAGTGTGATCATCCACGAAGTGGGACACAACTTTTTCCCCATGATCGTAAACAGCGATGAGCGCCAGTGGGGCTGGATGGATGAAGGGATCAATACATTTGTTCAATATGTTACCGAACAGGATTTTGGCGAAAAATATCCTGACGCCATTGCTCCCAATTCAAAATATCCATCACGTCGCGGCATACCGTCTAACATTGTTGATTATATGAAAGGTGATCAGGCCTTCATAGCGCCCATTATGTCAAACCCGGAAAATGTATACCAACTGGGGAATAATGCCTACGGAAAACCGGCCACCGCGCTTAATATTTTAAGGGAAACCGTCATGGGACGTGAATTATTTGATTATTCCTTTAAAACCTATGCCCAGCGCTGGATGTTCAAACATCCCACTCCCGAAGATTTTTTCCGTACGATGGAAGATGCTTCGGCAACAGACCTTGACTGGTACTGGAGGGGTTGGTTTTACACCACAGATAATGTAGACATAGGAGTTAAAGAGGTAAAATCATATTATGTAACCGATACACCTACCGCAAAAGGGAAAGAGACCCTTGCAAAATATAGCATGGCTCCTTCAGATGTGGAAGCTCTTTATGTTGTCGCAGAAGATAGCGAAGAGTTTAAACCAGAAATGAAAGACAAGTCCACCCTGGAAAATGCGCCTAAGCTAAAAGCCTTCATGATGGACAATTTTACGCCAGAACAACGCGAAGGAATGGAAGTGCCCAAGCACTTTTATGCAATTACGTTCACAAAACCTGGTGGTATACCTATGCCTCTTATCGTAGAATATTCATATGCAGATGGTACAAAAGAGAAGAAAACCTATCCTGTGCAAGTATGGCGCCTCAATGACAAAGAAGTTAGCAAAGTGCTGGCAACAGATAAAGAACTGATAGGCGTAAATATTGACCCAGATCAGGAAACAGCAGATGTTGACCTTACTAACAACAGTTGGCCGGCTCAACCTCAGGGAGAGAGTGAGTTTGATCAATTTAAGGAAGGCGTTGAAAATTAA
- a CDS encoding DUF6702 family protein, whose translation MLGLIGLMGISTAWHKFYLSVTQVDFIPKEQSVQVTTRLFYDDLEKALQERFDSGIKVEKSYDQKKLDTYINKYIQQKLKITINKEQVKMNYLGHKDENDYVVCFIEIKDINTIKSMEIENTLLMDVFPAQKNVVHAQVGETRKSFMLTASKDSAMLNLDE comes from the coding sequence ATGCTCGGTTTAATTGGCTTAATGGGCATTTCTACCGCCTGGCACAAGTTTTACCTCAGCGTTACCCAGGTCGATTTTATTCCGAAAGAACAAAGTGTACAGGTAACTACCCGTCTGTTTTACGACGATCTTGAAAAAGCCTTGCAAGAGCGCTTCGATAGTGGTATCAAAGTTGAAAAAAGTTACGACCAGAAAAAACTGGACACTTACATTAATAAATACATTCAGCAAAAGCTGAAAATAACCATCAATAAAGAGCAGGTCAAAATGAATTATCTGGGCCACAAAGATGAAAATGACTATGTGGTTTGTTTTATTGAAATAAAAGATATAAACACCATTAAAAGCATGGAGATCGAGAATACGTTACTCATGGACGTCTTCCCCGCACAAAAAAACGTCGTACATGCCCAGGTGGGAGAAACCCGAAAAAGTTTTATGCTCACCGCATCAAAAGATAGCGCGATGTTAAATCTTGATGAATAG